A genomic segment from Pollutimonas thiosulfatoxidans encodes:
- a CDS encoding PQQ-dependent sugar dehydrogenase yields MQRTKRGVSAVVVGLALTALSSGVIAQGQGQVPDNIEKLMNMGTTGASLDIESIPQTGDRAEAIKRILTNVKVPEGFTISLYAIVPDARHMAVGPSTGVVFVGTRKNKIWSVTDRTKSRVADDVKRFAPSVSFKVPNGLCFSQDGFLYSVEHNRVLVFPAAEFFYEGPDVAAGIVVPQGELIPVDDESFNHGARTCRIGPDNKLYVTLGNPYNVPPKEKLELYDKTGMMGIIRMDADGKNREVFAYGVRNSVGMDFNPKDKVLWFSDNQVDGMGDDIPPGELNRAPQLGQHFGFPYYGGGNIRTVEFKDVEPPADVVFPQVETDAHAADLGIHFAKGEMFPEKYRNGLFTAQHGSWNRTTPIGARVLFTSLKEDGTAGETEIFADGWLSDKNEYLGRPVDVAFLPDGSMLISDDMVGAIYRVAYEGK; encoded by the coding sequence ATGCAACGCACTAAAAGAGGTGTATCAGCAGTTGTAGTCGGACTTGCGCTTACCGCGTTATCTAGCGGTGTGATCGCGCAGGGTCAGGGTCAGGTCCCGGACAACATTGAAAAGCTCATGAATATGGGCACGACGGGCGCCTCACTGGATATTGAGTCCATCCCGCAAACAGGCGATCGTGCCGAGGCAATCAAGCGCATACTCACGAACGTCAAGGTCCCAGAGGGGTTCACCATCAGCCTCTATGCCATTGTGCCAGACGCGCGCCACATGGCGGTCGGGCCCTCGACAGGCGTCGTGTTTGTCGGCACCCGAAAAAACAAGATCTGGTCGGTAACAGACCGGACCAAGAGCCGCGTAGCAGACGACGTGAAGCGCTTCGCGCCGTCCGTAAGCTTCAAAGTGCCGAACGGATTGTGTTTCTCCCAGGACGGCTTCTTGTACAGTGTCGAGCACAATCGCGTGCTTGTGTTTCCGGCAGCCGAGTTCTTCTATGAGGGGCCGGACGTCGCCGCAGGCATTGTCGTTCCACAGGGTGAACTCATACCGGTGGACGATGAAAGCTTCAACCACGGTGCTCGCACCTGCCGCATCGGTCCGGACAACAAGCTGTATGTCACCCTGGGCAACCCATACAACGTGCCGCCCAAGGAAAAACTCGAGCTTTACGACAAGACCGGCATGATGGGCATCATACGGATGGACGCCGACGGCAAGAACCGCGAGGTCTTCGCGTATGGCGTTCGCAATTCGGTTGGGATGGATTTCAATCCCAAGGACAAGGTGCTGTGGTTCTCGGACAACCAGGTAGATGGCATGGGAGACGACATTCCACCGGGAGAGCTGAACCGCGCGCCGCAACTCGGCCAGCATTTCGGCTTCCCCTATTACGGAGGCGGCAACATACGCACGGTGGAGTTCAAGGATGTCGAGCCGCCCGCCGATGTGGTGTTTCCCCAGGTCGAGACGGACGCTCACGCGGCTGACCTCGGGATCCACTTCGCCAAGGGGGAGATGTTTCCCGAGAAGTATCGCAATGGCTTGTTTACCGCTCAGCACGGGTCCTGGAACAGAACCACACCTATCGGCGCGCGCGTCCTGTTCACGAGCTTGAAAGAAGATGGCACGGCGGGCGAGACGGAGATCTTTGCGGACGGCTGGTTAAGCGACAAGAACGAGTACCTCGGTCGCCCCGTCGACGTCGCGTTTCTGCCTGACGGCTCCATGCTGATCTCGGATGACATGGTGGGCGCCATTTATCGCGTAGCGTATGAAGGGAAGTAG
- a CDS encoding co-chaperone GroES has protein sequence MALRPLNDRVIIKRLDNERTTASGIVIPESAAEKPDQGEVVAVGPGKRSDDGKVQPVDLKVGDKVLFGKYAGQTVKVDGDELLVIREEEILAVIQ, from the coding sequence ATGGCACTGCGTCCTTTGAATGATCGTGTGATCATCAAACGTCTGGACAACGAGCGCACTACCGCCTCGGGTATCGTCATCCCTGAAAGCGCCGCTGAAAAGCCCGACCAGGGTGAAGTTGTGGCCGTTGGCCCCGGCAAGCGCTCCGATGACGGCAAAGTGCAACCTGTCGACCTGAAAGTAGGCGACAAGGTTCTCTTCGGCAAATATGCCGGCCAAACCGTCAAGGTTGATGGCGACGAACTACTCGTCATCCGCGAGGAAGAAATCCTCGCCGTGATCCAGTAA
- the groL gene encoding chaperonin GroEL (60 kDa chaperone family; promotes refolding of misfolded polypeptides especially under stressful conditions; forms two stacked rings of heptamers to form a barrel-shaped 14mer; ends can be capped by GroES; misfolded proteins enter the barrel where they are refolded when GroES binds), producing the protein MAAKQVLFGDDARVRIVRGVNILANAVKTTLGPKGRNVVLDRSFGAPTVTKDGVSVAKEIELKDKFENIGAQLVKEVASKTSDNAGDGTTTATVLAQSIVEEGLKYVAAGINPMDLKRGIDKAVAVAVEELKKLSKPCTTSKEIAQVGSISANADSSIGEIIANAMDKVGKEGVITVEDGKSLDNELDVVEGMQFDRGYLSPYFINNPDKQVSVLEDPYVLIFDKKISNIRDLLPILEQVAKSSRPLLIVAEDVEGEALATLVVNNIRGILKTTAVKAPGFGDRRKAMLEDIAILTGGVVISEETGMSLEKATVEDLGQAKRIEVAKENTIIIDGAGDGKSIEARVKQIRVQIEEATSDYDREKLQERVAKLAGGVAVIRVGAATEIEMKEKKARVEDALHATRAAVEEGIVPGGGVALIRAKAAIAQLKGDNVDQEAGIKLILRAVEAPLRTIVENAGDEASVVVNNVANGTGNYGYNAATGEYGDLVEQGVLDPTKVTRTALQNAASVASLLLTTEAAVAEIPEDKSAPAMPDMGGMGGMGGMGGF; encoded by the coding sequence ATGGCTGCAAAACAAGTTTTATTCGGCGATGACGCACGCGTTCGCATCGTACGTGGCGTAAACATTCTCGCCAATGCTGTCAAGACAACCTTGGGCCCCAAGGGTCGCAACGTTGTGCTCGACCGCTCTTTCGGCGCACCTACCGTCACTAAAGATGGTGTATCGGTTGCCAAAGAAATCGAACTCAAAGACAAGTTCGAAAACATCGGCGCTCAGTTGGTCAAGGAAGTGGCTTCCAAGACTTCCGACAACGCTGGCGACGGCACCACCACGGCTACCGTGCTGGCCCAGTCCATCGTTGAAGAAGGCCTGAAGTACGTTGCCGCCGGCATCAACCCCATGGACCTGAAGCGCGGTATCGACAAAGCGGTTGCCGTGGCTGTGGAAGAGCTCAAGAAGCTGTCCAAGCCTTGCACTACCAGCAAGGAAATCGCCCAGGTTGGTTCCATCTCGGCCAACGCCGACTCCTCCATTGGCGAGATCATTGCCAATGCCATGGACAAGGTTGGCAAGGAAGGCGTGATTACCGTTGAAGACGGCAAGTCGCTGGATAACGAACTTGATGTCGTCGAAGGCATGCAATTCGACCGCGGCTACCTGTCGCCCTACTTCATCAACAACCCGGACAAGCAAGTTTCCGTGCTGGAAGATCCGTATGTCCTGATTTTCGACAAGAAAATCAGCAACATCCGCGACCTGCTGCCCATCCTGGAGCAAGTTGCCAAGTCCAGCCGTCCTCTGCTGATCGTTGCCGAAGACGTCGAAGGCGAAGCACTGGCCACCCTGGTTGTGAACAACATCCGCGGCATCCTGAAGACCACCGCAGTCAAGGCTCCTGGCTTTGGCGACCGTCGCAAAGCCATGCTGGAAGACATCGCCATCCTGACGGGCGGCGTGGTGATCTCCGAAGAAACCGGCATGTCGCTTGAGAAAGCCACCGTCGAAGACCTCGGCCAGGCCAAGCGCATTGAAGTTGCCAAAGAAAACACCATCATCATCGATGGCGCTGGTGACGGCAAGTCGATCGAAGCACGCGTCAAGCAAATCCGCGTCCAGATCGAAGAAGCCACTTCCGATTACGATCGCGAAAAACTGCAAGAGCGCGTTGCCAAATTGGCAGGCGGCGTTGCTGTGATTCGTGTTGGCGCTGCCACCGAAATCGAAATGAAGGAAAAGAAAGCCCGCGTCGAAGATGCTCTGCATGCTACGCGCGCCGCAGTCGAAGAAGGCATTGTTCCTGGAGGCGGTGTTGCACTGATCCGCGCCAAGGCTGCCATCGCACAACTGAAGGGCGACAACGTCGACCAGGAAGCCGGCATCAAGCTGATCCTGCGCGCTGTTGAAGCACCGCTGCGCACCATCGTTGAAAACGCCGGCGACGAAGCCAGCGTTGTGGTCAACAATGTAGCTAACGGCACCGGCAACTACGGCTACAACGCCGCTACCGGCGAGTACGGCGACCTGGTTGAACAAGGCGTGCTGGATCCCACCAAGGTTACCCGCACTGCCTTGCAAAACGCAGCGTCGGTTGCCAGCCTGTTGCTGACGACGGAAGCCGCAGTGGCTGAAATCCCAGAAGACAAGTCTGCTCCTGCCATGCCAGACATGGGTGGAATGGGCGGTATGGGTGGTATGGGCGGCTTCTAA
- a CDS encoding diacylglycerol kinase — MTTSHSPFKSKGGLARLFKALRYSAQGLAAAFRHEAAFRQELLLAVVMTPMAFWLGRNPIETMMLLGTLVLLLIVELLNSAMEALADAITLEPHPLVGRAKDLGSAAVMLTILLGAAVWVCVALRL, encoded by the coding sequence ATGACCACTTCGCATTCGCCCTTTAAAAGCAAGGGCGGCCTTGCCCGCCTGTTCAAAGCCCTGCGCTATTCCGCTCAAGGCCTTGCCGCCGCCTTCCGGCATGAAGCGGCGTTTCGACAAGAGCTGCTGTTGGCCGTGGTGATGACACCGATGGCATTCTGGCTTGGCCGCAACCCGATCGAAACCATGATGTTGCTTGGCACGCTGGTTCTACTGCTGATCGTAGAGCTGCTTAACTCGGCAATGGAGGCATTGGCGGATGCCATCACGCTAGAGCCTCACCCATTGGTAGGCCGGGCCAAAGACCTGGGCAGCGCAGCCGTCATGTTGACCATACTGCTGGGCGCAGCGGTCTGGGTGTGCGTGGCGCTACGCCTATAA
- the pyrF gene encoding orotidine-5'-phosphate decarboxylase produces the protein MTFIEKLAKAWATSGSMLTVGLDPDPQRFPAELQGHPDAIFEFCRAIVDVTAQYACAIKPQIAYFSAERAEDQLEALCDYVREHHPDLPIILDAKRGDIGSTAQQYAREAFERYQADAVTVNPYMGSDSITPYLEWDDKGVIILCRTSNPGGSDLQFIESADGTPLYLRVAALAADRWNGNGQCALVVGATFPEEIAKVRARVADMPLLIPGIGAQGGDIPSTVKAGLDSQGTGMMINSSRAILYASTGDDWRVAAALAARQTRDAINAVR, from the coding sequence ATGACCTTCATTGAAAAGCTGGCCAAGGCCTGGGCAACGTCCGGTTCGATGCTGACAGTGGGCCTGGATCCCGACCCTCAACGCTTTCCCGCCGAATTGCAGGGCCACCCCGACGCCATCTTCGAGTTCTGCCGCGCCATCGTCGACGTAACCGCCCAGTACGCCTGCGCCATCAAGCCGCAGATCGCTTACTTCTCGGCCGAGCGCGCGGAAGACCAGTTGGAGGCTCTGTGTGACTACGTACGTGAACACCACCCGGACCTGCCCATTATTCTGGACGCCAAGCGCGGCGACATCGGATCGACAGCGCAGCAGTATGCGCGCGAAGCCTTCGAGCGCTATCAGGCTGACGCCGTCACGGTCAATCCCTACATGGGCTCCGACTCGATAACGCCCTACCTCGAATGGGATGACAAGGGCGTCATCATCCTGTGCCGCACATCCAATCCTGGCGGCTCCGACCTGCAGTTCATAGAGTCTGCCGACGGCACGCCGCTGTATCTGCGCGTGGCAGCGCTGGCTGCGGATCGCTGGAATGGCAACGGCCAATGCGCCTTGGTAGTAGGCGCGACGTTTCCGGAGGAAATCGCCAAGGTGCGCGCGCGGGTGGCGGACATGCCGCTGCTGATACCCGGTATCGGCGCACAAGGCGGCGACATCCCCTCCACAGTGAAGGCCGGACTGGACAGCCAAGGGACAGGCATGATGATCAACTCGTCGCGGGCGATTTTATACGCCAGCACGGGCGACGACTGGCGTGTGGCGGCAGCCCTGGCAGCGCGCCAGACGCGTGACGCCATCAACGCTGTTCGATAA
- a CDS encoding CinA family protein: MMDRQAWPQAHQLGQLLLTRGWMFACAESCTGGLLAAAMTDTPGSSQWFDRGFVTYSNEAKVQHLLVNADTLERFGAVSEETAMEMAAGVLTAAMPANVAISTTGVAGPGGGTPGKPVGMVCFGFAQRTADGVVTRAMTRIFEGERAQIRAAAVDYALMTAISLIEQR; this comes from the coding sequence ATGATGGACAGGCAAGCGTGGCCCCAGGCGCATCAGCTTGGTCAATTGCTGCTTACACGCGGCTGGATGTTCGCCTGCGCCGAATCATGCACGGGCGGACTGCTGGCGGCTGCCATGACGGACACGCCCGGGTCCAGCCAGTGGTTCGATCGCGGCTTCGTTACGTATAGCAATGAGGCCAAGGTCCAACACCTGCTGGTCAACGCCGACACGCTGGAACGCTTTGGCGCCGTCAGCGAAGAAACCGCCATGGAGATGGCGGCCGGGGTGTTGACCGCCGCTATGCCGGCCAACGTGGCCATCTCGACGACTGGTGTGGCCGGCCCCGGCGGCGGCACGCCTGGCAAACCCGTGGGCATGGTGTGTTTCGGCTTTGCACAGCGCACGGCCGACGGCGTCGTAACCCGAGCCATGACCAGAATATTCGAGGGCGAGCGAGCTCAGATACGCGCGGCCGCGGTCGACTATGCGCTGATGACCGCAATAAGCCTTATCGAACAGCGTTGA